ATGGTGCATTTTGCCGTGGATACCGACGAGGCGTACATGACGACAAAGCTGGACGGCAAAAACACTTTCTTTTTGCCATTCAACCTGGGAGATGATTACGGCAAAGGCAATCCACCCAATCCTCTCGGACACAAAACCGCTTACCTTTGGAATGAAGTGCTTACACGGCAAAGTGTGGCTAACATCATGCAACACTTTGTCCGGTTCGATGGCAAGGACACCGATCCGTTAGCCAAAAAGCGTTTGTATTTTCCACGTTATCATCAAATGGATGTGGTGCGCAAACTGATTGCCGATGCCAGTCGGTTTGGTGTTGGAAAAAGTTACTTGATACAACATTCTGCTGGTTCCGGAAAGTCCAATTCTATTACCTGGGCTGCTTATCAGCTCATTGAAACCTACCCTGAAAACGATCAGGTTCCGGGCAGCAAAGGAGTCGAAAACCCATTATTCGATTCGGTAATCGTGGTTACAGATAGGCGTTTGCTTGA
This portion of the Dyadobacter sp. CECT 9275 genome encodes:
- a CDS encoding type I restriction endonuclease, whose translation is MQKQSDWKLKILERLDRMLKKKGIISILRKGLDVEDAHFTFLYVLPLASSSEAIKQKFESNQFSVTRQVRYSLTKPGEEIDMVLFLNGIPFATMELKNHWTGQNAKFHGQNQYKNERDVTQPLLNFGRCMVHFAVDTDEAYMTTKLDGKNTFFLPFNLGDDYGKGNPPNPLGHKTAYLWNEVLTRQSVANIMQHFVRFDGKDTDPLAKKRLYFPRYHQMDVVRKLIADASRFGVGKSYLIQHSAGSGKSNSITWAAYQLIETYPENDQVPGSKGVENPLFDSVIVVTDRRLLDKQLREKYQRIFGGEKYCRTCVFFQRVERKPGKW